Part of the Plasmodium malariae genome assembly, chromosome: 9 genome is shown below.
AATTTCTTAAGtgttctatatttttaaatctacaataataataaaggcAATAGTTTTGtgtaatgtttttatattattataatttatatataaattaaatataatttattttcatttaatggcatttataataaattataaattccatattttattttttcctattaaaAAGacaaattaacatatatttggaaaatcctaatatattaaaaaaaaaagtaaaaatatatttagtataCAAAAACGCATGCAATTCAGTATATTcgaaaatatttatagtaatataatataacaaaataaatataaatttaagttataaaaaaggataataaaagaaatgtagcagtacaaaaaatttactaaattttctaataaaaccttttttttaaattccaattatagttttttttttaaatacatactATTACAGAGATATTCTGAAGAGAATTCATAAAcagttaatattttaatattatataataatttcttataacaaaaaatttattttatattctattattataactctcaaattataaaacaacgcataataattataaatttattgtagttaaaaaaatttaattatatttgtaaaaaaaaaatatttcatttaaaataatttttttgaaataagtgatatttaaaatattatcataattatatttttaagtacaTTATCTGTACGTATTCTGTAACATCCATAATAATACTTGTTTATTATGCCTTAAAagagttttttttatatagacATACAAtttaatgatttaaaaaatattttccaaataaaaaagggaTTAACCATATAAATTGGtagaaaaacattttataagttatattatgaaataaattactaTAACATAAAGACccaatttaataataatagtttaaTTCACATTCTCATGAATTCCTGGGAATGTGTATATTTGTTAAACGTTTTATCATTTacctatatatttaatagaaatatttactgatttatttgtttaactatatcaaaaataaaaacagaaatcattttttatcattaatttattttatcataaatacttaaatatatttatataaattataattaaatcaataatgcgtatatatactaataaaatgatatatataataacatttttatccATTGGAAAATATAGTagcacaaaaaataatacacatCTACAAAATGATTctactaaaaattaaatagcacatataaatatttaatatctCATAGTAATAACCTAAAACCTAAACCTtgaaatacataatttttgtttgaataaatgaataagacataaatgtataatgttactaaatatatatttattaactcATTTTGAATTCTCCTAACTATAatatcaaatataataaacatttttttttgaatatgttttttataataattgattatttttctcataatttatattgttattaatgttatataattataaagtaTATAACGTTTTTTATACCATTATATTGTTTAAGAATAAACAAGAGTATACCACATATATTTtcacataaaattttatttttctattgttttattaattcatcGTTTTACATTGTTATTTCCTAAAGATCTATGACTTCTTGGTAACTATGGTATTACTACTAATTCAGTCATAAACATATATCACCACAGacaaatacattttaattaattacgAAAATGATTGAAATTTCTATATTCATCTAATGCTTtctacataaattttttttttttattttactatagtACTTcattaatgttattttttcgtaattaatatactatattgaaaatatatttaacacattcatataatatatatgtttacttacatttaattaatataatattaacaaaaaaaattatataagatGTAATTAATTCATGTTCACATTAATAATTGTATAATTCAGTAAATATACAGGACAAATGTAGAACGaacataattaaatgaataaattctattttttaaaaattagtttccttatacataaatattagtaaaagagaacataaaaaaacaataaaagaaaatcaaatatgatattatatactgcatatatattatctaaaCTAATATTAACTAGAATTAgtaaagtataaatatatgtaatgtacaatgataatattaataacttatagaataataaaattataaaaataaaaaaaaaattatcttttatctactatttaaaatttcatgAATGTAGCGTACATTTTTGTAtcttacattatatttttgttattaattatattatttcataattaCGAAAAGATAGTAAGTCATAATACAGAAACGGTAATTATCATATAATCTAATATAAGAAGTTTCAGtgctttccttttttaacgTATATTCCTAGATGTTATGAAacgaatttatattttaaataaaataaaatgtataacaGTCATTATACATCTAATtcactttttctttatatattaacaaaactataacaaaacaaattataacaTAACAATATAACTACATTCATTCTCTTGGTATCTTCGCACGAAAAACaggatatatttatttataatttaaaacaaaaaatatatttctttaattataTCAACAAATAATCATCTAAGACAGAAACCTATTAAAAACAAGAATAATCTTTACagatacaaatataaattaatgaaaaattgtaactaatttatatgaattgaTCCTTCGTATATCAAtattaacttaaaaaaatatatatttcatgaaAATCGGGAAATATTCCCAAATATTTATGTCAACCATAATATTGTGTTAATTTGATatactatattaaaataaaaattgaaaacattgtaatattcaaatttacaaaatattaaatatttctattttgaCATTTACGAACCAAAAAATTCACGCAAATACAAGTGGATATATGAAACctaaacaattatataattattttttacgtgtgtattttattaagtaaTTTAGAGAACTTCATTGCTATAAAAGACTACAAATTAGGGAAAGAACGATAATCTCTATTATGAATCTCACTCATTATACTTGTTGACTTttcatgttttttaatttttttgcagCCAAAAGCAATAgctaataaaacaaaaatacttACTACTAAAAACAATACTGCAATTAAAATTTGTGCAGCGGTCTGTTCTGTccaaatattaaaagaagtTGATTTACACACCACAAGAACTATTGGAAATCCAACTAATGCAAGAAAACCTGGCAAAAAAGAAATCgctttataattattatctgTCTTCTctcttaaattatttatattagcaTTCGTAACACCcctaaaattatttagaaaatgTATATTGTCTAgcattcttttttcaaaatatgaaTCTCTTCCAGTGTAAACAAAAGATTTACCCTTTCTTGCTTGTTCATAGCAtttgatattatttattgaacaatcatttgtttttttatttttacctttggttaatatatcattaaaattatatttctcTTCATATTTTCCATTGTATGGAATGCTATTACTTAACCATCTATTGTTTACACTATTTTCTTGTTTATGTTTTGCTAGTAATCGATAAGTTATtgtatctaattttttatccATGTTGTGTAgaagaatatatttgttaagcATACCctacaaaaataaagtaaatatttattatttaaaagaagaaatactCTCATACTAATAAAcattactaaaaaaatataaaacgaataatacaaataagaaaaatatacttaaataacatttttataccATATCACTATAAAAATGACATATCCAAGTTAAAAGGATAAACGCACCAATTTTAATAGAAAAGcgtaacttatttttttgttccatcatatagatttttaatattgaattatatattcaaatagaaaaaaattaactatattataataatatatttctaatgaTAAGggatatgtatttattaaaaaaatattttttctttattttttcataagaaCTTAATAAGATATATAGAACTATATCGTTTATTACGACAAAGgcaaaaaaagtaatttcaaaaatatattataaaatttttatcatactgttatttataaaaaatttcaatta
Proteins encoded:
- the PmUG01_09011200 gene encoding Plasmodium exported protein, unknown function, whose product is MEQKNKLRFSIKIGAFILLTWICHFYSDMGMLNKYILLHNMDKKLDTITYRLLAKHKQENSVNNRWLSNSIPYNGKYEEKYNFNDILTKGKNKKTNDCSINNIKCYEQARKGKSFVYTGRDSYFEKRMLDNIHFLNNFRGVTNANINNLREKTDNNYKAISFLPGFLALVGFPIVLVVCKSTSFNIWTEQTAAQILIAVLFLVVSIFVLLAIAFGCKKIKKHEKSTSIMSEIHNRDYRSFPNL